The following proteins come from a genomic window of Nicotiana tomentosiformis chromosome 12, ASM39032v3, whole genome shotgun sequence:
- the LOC138902410 gene encoding uncharacterized protein, with translation MGYEPGKSLGRELQGIKERGFEEDEVLAGMRKLFLDEEDMDCGAILEEEEEEDLTIQTVGEREILKNWTATPSRARRVPGESDSEDLEDDIIHEEIVKEVDTFENKPKFNLEKTEAVNLGDSEIVKETHISIHLSPSEKEEYIRVPSGKLLDFIVNHRGIELDPSKIKAIQDLLPPKNKKDVMGFLGYLNYISRFIAHSMVICESIFRMLRKDAAMRWTEECQKAFDKIKEYLSKPLVLVPMEPGRHLLLYLSMFDGAFGCILGKHDETRRKEHVIYYLSKKFTPYEARDLMKAMCKTFKIEHRNSTTYIPQMNGVVEAANKNIKKILRKMVDNYKKWHEKLPFSLLGYHTTVRMSIRATPYLVATPYLVATPYLVVYGTEAVITAEVEIPSLRIIQESELSDA, from the exons ATGGGGTATGAACCAGGAAAGAGTCTTGGCAGAGAACTTCAAGGGATCAAGGAACGG GGTTTTGAGGAAGATGAGGTTTTAGCCGGCATGAGGAAGCTATTTCTGGACGAGGAAGATATGGACTGCGGTGCAATtttagaggaggaggaggaggaagaccttaccattcagacggTGGGAGAAAGAGAAATTCTCAAGAATTGGACTGCTacaccatcccgggctcgccgagtaCCTGG GGAAAGTGATTCAGAAGATTTGGAGGATGATATAATACatgaggaaattgtcaaagagGTAGATACttttgagaacaaaccaaagtTCAATTTGGAAAAAACTGaggcagttaacttaggggattctgaaataGTTAAAGAAACTCACATTAGCATTCATCTGtcaccgtcagagaaggaagagtatatcAG AGTCCCTTCCGGGAAGTTACTGGATTTCATCGTCAATCACCGCGGTATTGAGCTAGACCcttcaaaaatcaaagctattcaagacttgcTGCCGCCAAAGAATAAGAAGGATGTGATGGGTTTTCTAGGATACCTCAACTATATTAGCCGTTTTATAGCACATTCAATGGTGATATGTGAGTCAATCTttagaatgctaaggaaagatgctGCGATGAGATGGACCGAAGAATGTCAAAAGgctttcgacaaaatcaaggagtacttgtctAAGCCACTCGTGTTGGTTCCCATGGAGCCAGGAAGACATTTGCTACTGTATCTGTCCATGTTTGACGGAGCCTTTGGTTGCATCTTGGGAAAACATGATGAAACCAGAAGAAAAGAACATGtgatatattatctgagtaaAAAGTTCACACCTTATGAAGCccg tgatctgatgaaagccatgtgtaaAACATTCAAGATCGAGCACCGGAATTCTACGACATACATaccgcaaatgaatggagtcgtggaagccgccaataagaacatcaagaagatattaaggaagatggtggacaactacaagaaatggcatgagaagctaccATTTTCTTTGTTAGGGTACCACACCACAGTTCGTATGTCAATCAGGGCAACCCCCTATCTAGTGGCAACCCCCTATCTAGTGGCAACCCCCTATCTAgtggtctatggtactgaagctGTTATAACTGCCGAGGTGGAGATTCCTTccctaagaatcatacaagaatcTGAGCTCAGCGATGCATAA
- the LOC117280499 gene encoding copal-8-ol diphosphate hydratase, chloroplastic-like — MFNLYRCSQVLFPGEKILEEAKNFTYNFLQQCLANNQCLDKWVIAKDIPGEIRYALEFPWYASLPRVEARLYIEQYGGADDIWIGKTLFRMPDINNNVYLQAAKLDYNRCQSQHRFEWLIMQEWFEKCNFQQFGISKKYLLVSYFFSAASIFEVEKSRERLAWAKSRIICKMMITSYYNEEATNWTTRNSLLMEFKGSNDPSRKNGYLSLHIIL; from the exons ATGTTTAATCTCTATAGATGTTCCCAAGTTTTATTCCCAGGAGAAAAGATTCTTGAAGAAGCAAAGAATTTTACTTATAACTTCTTACAGCAATGTCTTGCAAACAACCAATGCTTAGACAAATGGGTCATAGCTAAGGACATCCCCGGGGAG ATAAGGTATGCACTAGAATTTCCATGGTATGCCAGCTTACCTCGGGTGGAAGCTAGGCTTTACATAGAACAGTATGGTGGAGCAGATGATATTTGGATTGGCAAGACGTTATTCAG AATGCCCGATATCAACAACAATGTTTATTTACAAGCTGCAAAATTGGATTACAATAGATGCCAAAGTCAACATCGATTTGAATGGTTGATTATGCAAGA GTGGTTTGAGAAGTGCAACTTTCAACAATTTGGAATAAGCAAAAAGTACCTCCTAGTTTCTTATTTCTTTTCTGCTGCAAGTATATTTGAAGTCGAAAAGTCAAGAGAACGACTTGCATGGGCTAAATCTCGTATAATATGTAAGATGATGATTACATCTTACTACAATGAAGAAGCCACAAATTGGACCACTAGGAATTCATTGCTAATGGAATTCAAGGGTTCTAATGATCCGAGCAGAAAAAATGGGTATTTATCTCTCCATATAATCCTGTAA